In Lacinutrix sp. Bg11-31, the DNA window GAACTAGCCAGATTATTAAAAAATGTGAACACAGAATACTCAATAAAATTCATTCATTTTAGTGGAGAAGAAGATGGTTTAATAGGAAGTAATTATTACGTAAACAATACAGTAATACCAGATAACTTAGATATTTCTCTAGTATTTAATATCGATGAAGTTGGAGGTGTTAATGGTTTAATAAACAACACTATTGTTTGCGAAAACGACCAAGACAACACACCTAGTTCTAATAATGCCGCTTCTGCTGCTTCAACAACTATTATGGCTAATTGTTTTGGTTTTTATTCAAACTTAAATACCGAAATTTCTTATGCGTATTCTTCAGATTATGTTCCTTTTGAAAACAATGGAGAGATAATCACTGGTCTTTACGAAAAAAATGAAACACCACATGCACATACAAGTTCAGATACTTTAGCTAATATGGATGTAAACTATCTTTTTGAAGTTACTAAAGGTGCATTAGGTACTGCTTTAGAGTTTGCTGTTGCTCTTAATACTTTAGATGTTACAACTTTTAATTCTAAAAGTGATATTAGTTTTTATCCAAATCCTTCTACAGGTAAATTTAATATAAAACTAAAAGATTCTATAACTGAAAATTTAGAGATAGTAGTACTAGATGTATTAGGAAAGATCGTTTATAAAGCAAAAATAAACAGCCAGACAGAAACTATCGATTTAAGCTTTTTAAATAGCGGTATTTATTTAGCTACTTTAAAAAATGACAAGACTAGAGTTACAAAAAAAATAGTAATTCAATAAAAGCTAGAAGCTGTTTTATAAAAAAACTACTCATTTTCTACAATGAAGTAAGTCTTATTATCCCGTTTAAGCATTTCGTGGTCTACTAAGAATGCAATATTTATAGCCTTTAATTGTCTAAGACTTAAAATAGCAACAAATGACTTACAATAAAATTATAGAATGTCTTTATGATTTAAGAGATGCTGATAAGGTAATCTTCAAAGAGAAAAAATTTGGAATAATTTCTAACAATTCTTTAGGTATTTATCATAAGGATTTAAAAATAATAGCCAAAGACATTGGGCAAAACAACGAACTTGCTTTACAACTTTTTGATAGCGGAATTTACGAAGCACGACTTTTGTGTAGCAAAATGTTTAAACCTAAAGATGTTACAGAACCTTTAATGGAAAAATGGGTTAAGACATTCGAGAACTGGGAAATCTGTGACAGTTTTTGTATGGGGCTTTTCTCTAAAAGTGAATTTGCCATTGCTAAAATATTAGAGTGGTCTGAGAGAGAATCCCAATTTGAAAAAAGAGCTAGCTTTGCAATCTTAGCATCATATTGTATGGCAGATAAAACCTCAGAAAACGAGTTGTTTGAACAGTTTTTTCTAATAATAAAGCGCGAAGCAAATGACGAGAGACAGTATGTGAAAAAAGCCATTAATTGGGCTTTACGAAATATTGGCAAACGTAATATTGACTTAAATAGAAAAGCAATAGATGTGGCTCGAGAGATACTAAAATTTGAAAGTAAATCTGCAAAATGGATTGCAAAAAATGCATTAGCAGAATTACAAAAAGAAAACATAAGAATGTCTGATTACCCAAGGGATCACTATCGAAAACCAATTATCAATAGTGTTTATAAAATGTAAGATATATCACTATAAAAACTATTAGAAGCTAACTTCCTTCTCTAAAATTTTAACTCCTAATAAAACAGTATTATAAACACAATATAGAAGCTTATGGAATACTTCTACTGTAAGATTATGCGTATTTAAATGGGTGAATTTTCTTTCAAGAATTATGATACCTTAATAAAACTCGTTAGTATACACTCAAAATATTAGCTTTAGAGCTAAATTTAATCTTTCTTTATGTACGCATAGTAAAAGTCTTTTTAAAATTTTTATATTTAACATAACTTTATATATTTACGGCTAACAGACGTTAGTTAATTGATTATAAATTTTATTTTGTATTTAAAACCTTCTAATTGATTTTTACATAAGTTGTTTATTCTCTCTCTCTCTCTCAAGTTTATTTTCTATATTAACATTTTACCGTATTTACATCAAAAATAAAAAGGAGCGTTTTTGTAAGCTCTTTATCACTATTTACTACCGTATTAATTAATACATCTCTCTCAATAATTAGTTAACAAATTTAATTTTGTTAAGGAAATCACAATTAATTTTAGGGTAAAATTAATTTCGATTGTCTTAATAACGTTAAGGGCATATTTGTCCATTTGCCAAAAACTCAAGTTTTAGCTTAACCAAGATTTAATCCTAATAGTTAGGGTTTTAAACTTTTAACTAATTAACAATTGTAATTATGAAACAAATTTTACTTCTTGCATGCTGTGTCCTTTTTTCTGGATTTTTATCAGCTCAGCAAAAACAACAAAACCTTGAAAACAGTCTAAAAACAGACACAAAAATTGAGTCGTACTTAATGAACCAAGAACGACAAACACCTTCAAGTATTAAAATTAAACCCAATTACAGTTTAACTATTGAA includes these proteins:
- a CDS encoding M28 family peptidase, with translation MRQILQTLVILLTLSISSLNAQTYNAYYNTVVSNVSSSNILTDLTAFENFGVKDVGSTALGNAQNWIKTRYQNLGYTNIVEQPFSYGGNTTNNIIITKTGSVYPNTYLIIDAHYDTINGTGTNDNGSGTVLIMELARLLKNVNTEYSIKFIHFSGEEDGLIGSNYYVNNTVIPDNLDISLVFNIDEVGGVNGLINNTIVCENDQDNTPSSNNAASAASTTIMANCFGFYSNLNTEISYAYSSDYVPFENNGEIITGLYEKNETPHAHTSSDTLANMDVNYLFEVTKGALGTALEFAVALNTLDVTTFNSKSDISFYPNPSTGKFNIKLKDSITENLEIVVLDVLGKIVYKAKINSQTETIDLSFLNSGIYLATLKNDKTRVTKKIVIQ
- a CDS encoding DNA alkylation repair protein: MTYNKIIECLYDLRDADKVIFKEKKFGIISNNSLGIYHKDLKIIAKDIGQNNELALQLFDSGIYEARLLCSKMFKPKDVTEPLMEKWVKTFENWEICDSFCMGLFSKSEFAIAKILEWSERESQFEKRASFAILASYCMADKTSENELFEQFFLIIKREANDERQYVKKAINWALRNIGKRNIDLNRKAIDVAREILKFESKSAKWIAKNALAELQKENIRMSDYPRDHYRKPIINSVYKM